AGATCTATAACTATGCATATCAATATCACAGACAGCGAAGACGGCAATAACAAGGGAAGCAGTTCTCAGCTCGTCCACTATCTTGAAAAAGAAAACAGGAACGATGCAGGGAAAGAAATGGAGCACTGGTTTAACCAGTCCAGGCAAGATATTCAGTCCTATGAAGTTCGTATTGCCCTAGATAATAATGTCGCCAAGCTCAGTAAGACCGATGCAAAATTCTTCCTGATCAACGTCAGCCCCAGCAGGAAGGAACTGGCCTTTTTGAAGGAACAATTTGGAGAAGACCAGATCAAAGAAAAGCTTAAGGAATATGCGGTTTCCGTAATGGACGAGTACGCCCGGAACTTTAAGCGGCCCGGTATTGAAAGCAATAAAGATCTGCTTTGGTTTGGTAAAGTGGAAGAACACCGGTATTATTCCCACAAGGATCCTGAAGTGAAACAAGGCTTGAAGAAGCGGGGCGAACTGAAGGAAGGGGATCAGTGGCATGTTCAGGTCATCGTGAGCCGGAAGGATATTAGCAACCGTATCAAACTCAGTCCAATGAATAAATCAAGAGGCAGCAATCAAAAGCATTCTCAAAAGATCGGTCAATTCGACCGGACAGCGTTCTCCGCTTCGGGTGAGCGGATATTTGATGAGCAGTTTGGCTTCAGGCGGCAGCTAAAGGATACTCTGCGGTATGCTGATATCATGAAAAACGGGACGGTGGAGCAAAAGATACAAGTCCGGAATGAGCTCTTGCAGACTGAACGTAAAGAAAGCTCTGTGAATTCCTCTCTTAAGGATATGACACCCCTGACTGAACCAGCTGAAAAGAGCAGTTTGTTAGAATCCCTGCTAAAAACGGAGCAGGACTATTCCGTGGCAAATTTCATCCGGCGAAAGAAGCGTAGAAAGGGAGATCAGGGGTTACGGCTATAACATCTATAAACACTCACCAATATACAGGATCTTATGAATACTGGAGAAGACGTTCAAGGGCTTAGAAAGATCATCGATTTTACCAGGTTGATCAGCATCTTTATACTCAGCATCCATTTTTACCTCTCTTGTTACCTGATGTTCGTGCAATTTGGCTGGACAGCGGAGATTATAGATCGGATCATTACCAATATTGCGAAAACAGAATTGTTCAATAGCTTCCACCGGCCAAAACTGGCCGCATTGCTTTTCCTTATCATCTCGATGATTGGCACCAAAGGTAAAAAGGAAGAAAAGATACAGATCAGGAGCATCATAATCTACCTGATCACCGGACTCTGCCTTTATTTCGTCAGTGCCTTATGCTTTTACCTGGCTCTTCAACCCATCACGATCTCCTTACTATATATAGGCCCCACTTCATTGGGCTACATTCTCATCCTGACGGGAGGAGGCTTACTATCCCGTCTGATCCGGGAAAAGCTTAGCAAGGATATTTTTAATACAGATAACGAAACGTTTCCGCAGGAAGAACGCTTATTGCAAAACGATTATTCTATCAATCTGCCGGCTAAATACCGGTTAAAAGATAAGATCAGAGATAGCTGGATCAACGTGATCAATCCCTTCCGAGGAATCCTTGTCGCAGGGACACCTGGTGCCGGTAAATCCTACTTTGTAATGCGGCACATCATTGACCAGCACCTAAAAAAGGGATTTTCGATGTTCATATACGACTTTAAGTATGACGACCTGACAGAGATCGCTTACAATAAATTGCTAAAGTATCAGGCTAATTACAAGATCAAGCCCTCATTTTATATCATCAACTTTGACGATCTGAACCGCACGCACCGCTGTAACCCGCTTGATCCTAAAGCGATGGAAGACATCACGGATGCAACCGAAGCGAGCCGGACGATAATGTTAGGTCTGAACCGCGACTGGATCAAAAAGCAGGGCGATTTCTTTGTTGAAAGCCCGATCAACTTTCTGACCGCCATCATCTGGTATCTGAAGAAATATGAAGATGGCAGGTATTGTACACTTCCGCATGTGATTGAGCTGATGCAGGTAGAATATGAAGACTTGTTCTCTGTCTTGCTGCAAGAGGATGAAATCCGTGTACTGATCAATCCCTTTATTTCTGCATTTCAGAATAAAGCGAAAGAGCAACTGGAAGGACAGATCGCTTCGGCTAAGATCGGCCTGGCCAGGCTATCGTCTCCACAGCTCTATTGGGTACTAGCTGGGAACGATTTTACACTGGACGTTAATAATCCAGATGAGCCGAAGATCGTCTGTGTTGGTAATAATCCGCAAAAGCTTCAGATTTACGGGGCAGTTCTTTCCTTGTACATTTCCAGGATGATCAAACTCGTAAACCGCAAAGGCCAGCTTAAAAGCAGTCTGATATTTGATGAGTTTCCGACCATCTATTTTGGCGGTATTGACAGCCTGATTGCCACTGCCCGAAGCAACAAAGTGGCCACTACCCTTGCAGTACAGGATTTGAGTCAGCTCAAAAAGGACTATGGAGCTGGGCAGGCGGAAGTGATTGCAGGTATTGTTGGTAATATTATCAGTGGCCAGGTCACTGGTGACACGGCTAAAAAGCTTTCAGATACTTTCGGTAAGATCATGCAGGACCGAAACAGTATGAATATCAACAGCAGCGATACCTCAATCACAAAATCAACGCAACTCGAATCCGCAATACCGGCTTCGAAGATAGCATCCCTTTCGTCCGGGGAATTTGTCGGTATAGTCGCCGACAATCCGGATCAAAAGATAAAATTGAAGATGTTTCATGCCGAAATACAGAATGATCATAAGGCTATTGCCAGAGAGGAAATAACCTATAAACCCATTCCAGTCATTGATAACGTAACTCAGATGGATGTACAGGAAAACTATCAGCGAATAAAACGAGAGGTATTTGAGGTCGTAAGCAAGCATGTAAAAAGAGAAGAAAAGACTAAAGTTGATATAACCGACATAGAGAGTCACGAAAGTACTGGCTCAAGCGATACTCCTACCGCACTTCAGATTTGAGAGAATCCTCACTTTCTAAATGTCAAGTAAATTGGTCGTTTTACTTGACATGTATTGTAGTGGTTCTTACTTGCTGGATTTCCTCGCAGCGGAAGTCATCGTTCTGGTTACCTATACGACTACTTTTTATTAAATTTCTCCTAATTTGTTCATAGAAGTAACATGTTCATGATTCTTGAACATGTTACTTCTATGAACAAATTAGGATTGGTTGTTTGTGAAATACGTTTTGTTTACTAAATTTGATTGTTTACTCCGAGTAAACAATCAAATTTAGTAAACATGCAACTTCCAACTGTATTGAAAGCCGGTTTTGCATTACTTCCTCCTGCCTTTAAAGGAGCATATAAAAAAATGCATGTTGAAATCGGATCTTTGACGACAGGGCAAAGTACCTTGCTCACGTTTCAGGTAAACAACGTTGAACTGAAGTTCAGTGTTTACTATGCTAGCCAGATCAGTCACCTGCAACTTAACTACATTATGCGGGATGCAGCCGATGCGAGGAAAGAAACCGGGTTGCCGACCCTGGTCGTGTGCCCCGTAATCTATCCAAAGATAGCTCAGAAACTGGTTGATATGAATGTCAATTACCTGGATTCTCTCGGGAATGTTTATATTAACGAAAAGACAATTTACCTTCAGCATACCGGACAGAAACCAAGAAGAGGAACAGCATCAGCAAAGAGCCGGTTGTTCGGTGAGTCTGGTCTGAAATTGCTGTTCGCATTGTTGCAGGATGAAGAAGCCATCAATTTTCCCTACCGGGAAATTGCAAAAATCGTTGGTATCTCTCCTGCAACAATCACCATTCTTTTTAAAGAGATGCTTAAAAGCGGCTATCTGTTCGAGGACTATGATGACAGCAAACGACTGCTCAGAAAGCGCGAACTTTTACAACGCTGGGTCACTGGGTATACTGAGATACTTCGTCCCAAACTTTTTATCGGCACATACCAATCGATCAAGCAAGACCTTGTAAAGAATTTTGATAAATTGCCACTAAGTGACTGGCTAGGCAGTTGGGGCGGTGAAGCGGCAGGTGCGCTCTATACCAAATACCTAATGCCACAGGTACTTACCATGTACGTGCCGGTAGAAGAAAAGGGATGGATGAAAAAAATGGGATTAATTCCTATTGAAGAAAACCACGACCTGGAAGTGTATAGCTATTTCTGGGACCATGAACATCCATTGTTCCGCATTGAAAATGATCTCGTACCGCCACTGATCGTTTATGCAGAACTGATGGCCACGGGAGACAGCAGAAATCAGGAAACAGCCCAAAAAATATACGATGAATACCTACAATTTATCGAGCGATAAAATTCCGCCGCATATCACGATCATTACCCGCGCTATCAAGGATATCCTCGGAGAACAAGCGTATGATTTTATGCTGATTGGCGCCACCGCAAGAGATATTATTATGGATGGCATTTATGATCTTGGCGTAAGCAGGATGACCGCGGATGTGGACTTTGCTGTGTTCGTACCGGAATGGGACAACTACGCCCGGCTGATGAATAAACTTATAACATCAGGAAGCTTTACAGCCACACAGACCACGCATAAACTTATCTTCAACAATACTTACGAGATCGACATTGTACCCTTCGGTGATATTCAAAATGAGGAAGGACAGTACACGTGGCCCCCTGACAACATTAAGGCTATGAATGTAGCCGGTTTTACAGAGGTGAGTGAAAGCGGCTTACGTATAGTCACCGAAGAAACAGACTTCAGAATTGCCTCTGTACCGGGAATTTGCATCATGAAGATACTTGCCTGGAAAGACAGGGGTTACCGTGATAACCGGGATGGTAAAGATCTCGGCTTTATTCTTTTCAATTACATTGAATTAAAATACGAGGACCTTTACGCTCTCCATGAAGACCTTATGGTCGCTCCGGACTTTGACCGTATCGTTACTACTGCCAGAATCATGGGGCGGGATATTGGTAAGCTATTGAAGACTAATTCTATAGCCTTGAACCAAATTTATGACATATTGCACGCTGCTACGTTGGACGAGGAATACTCAAGATTAGCTTTAGCAATAAAAGAAGGCGGTACAATGTCTTATAAAATTGCCTATAAATCATTGCTTGCCGTAATGGACGGTATAAGTGACAGTAACACATTATGGGCTTAGCTAATCTTTATACTGCATAAAGACAAAATCGACCCACTTCCTGATATCATTAGGATAAGCAAATAGTTTTTCACCCTTTCTGACAAGGGTTTTGCCAAAGAAAAAACGATCAAATTCGTCCTGAAACGCACTTGGTATGCAATCCAGAGATACTAAATCTTTAGCGTTTGAAAGCTCGTTCAACGCCAATAAATTTAATCTGTCGATCATCATGCCCGCTTCCATCTTTTGTGATTGATTTGCAAAGACAAATATATGAAGACTATGTTTTAAATGATTGATTCATTGTAATTCCGTACAAAGTTCGTCATCCTGCCGCACACAGGTTTGCTTCGCCAAGGTAGTATCAGAAAAATGGGTATCCACCTCGCGGCGGAGCCTCCGCATTTTTCTGATCTCCACCTTGCCTTTAGTGCTGCTGGATGCCGGTGAGAGCACCATAATTAATTCATTAATCAATAAGTTATGGAAAAGCGCAGAAACCAGTTGGCATTGTATCAGGTAGCAGAGATCAAAGTAAGTTACTATCCTAAGTTTAAGGCGTCAGAACGTCCGGTGATTACAAGTGCTAAAAATGCCTTTGAAATATTGATGGCTAACTGGGACCAGGGAAAGATTCAGTATGTAGAACAGTTTAAAGTGATTTTATTAAGCCGGGGTAACCGTGTATTAGGAATATTGGAAGCCTCAACGGGAGGAGTATCCGGAACAATTGCTGACCCAAAGGTTATTTTCGGAGCCGCGTTAAAGGCAAATTCTTCAGCTTTGATTATATCTCATAATCACCCATCATCTTCTTTGAAGCCCAGTCAGGCTGATATAAATCTTACGAGGAAGCTCACGTCTGCTGGTGCAATGCTTGATATGCCGGTTCTGGATCATATTATAGTTACGGCAGATGGATTTTTCTCGTTTGCTGACGAAGGGCTGCTTTAAGCTCTTTTAATAAAAAGCCCTGCCTGTGATGAGCACAAACAGGGCACCTAAACCTTATCGAGTGTAAAAATAATACAATTCCGGAATAGTGTTTTATTTTTTTGTAGATCCATAATCGTCAGGCAATAAGTTGTTGCCACGCCGGTTCGACAGTTGACAGCCGTATCTGGAAATGTTTAGAGCGAACGGCCACTGCTGCATTGAATTAGTTTCGATGAGTTTTAGTGACAATAAATTAACGATATTTACAATAGCTATGCCTCCGATAGTTTTTCCTTTAATACTCTTATTGTTTTTTGGGTTGCTTTTTCTGGCAATGATACTTTCAACGGTAGTTCATGAACTTGGTCATGCCATACCCTTGTTATTATTTACAAGAAGGAAAGTATGCATCTATCTCGGTTCCTATGGAAATACAAAAGAGGGATTTTGGGTTAGGCTGGGAAGACTCAATATTTGGATGTGTTATAATTTGCTAAGATGGAGAAAGGGAATGTGTATTTCAGAAGAAGGGGAATTGCCTGGCAATGTCGCTCTGCTATATACGGTTTCCGGGCCGGCTGCATCTGTTATCGTTGGCGCGTTTGCTTCATTTATGGTTTTTAGTTATGATGCGCACGGCGCCGTGAAGCTTTTTGGGGTCATCTTTGATGCTTTTGCAATATTCCAGCTTTTCGTTAATCTCAAGCCTAACGCGCAGATAACCCTCGACGATGGAAACGTTATCGGGAGTGATGGCACCCAATTTTCAAACCTGTTTGCTGTTATGACCTTGCCTCGTCGCTTAGCGCTTGCTATAAAGGCATTCAATGAAAAGAAATTTGAAGAGATTGCACCATTGCTTGATGAGGTTATGAAAACGAGGCATCGGAGTGTAAGGGTTTATAAATTGGTATTTTACCTTTATGCGCAGGCAGGAGCATTCGATAAGGCCGAAGAGGTGTATGAAATACTCAGGGCAAAGTCAAAACCGGAACCTGTTGAAGATGCAGTTTATGCTTATATTCTTTTGAAAAAGGGGAGATATGACGAGAGCCTTAAGTGTTATAACAAACTGATAGATAACGACCCGGATAATACCGGATATTTGAATAACAGGGGTTTTTTACTTTCTCTAATCGGGGAGTACCAACAGTCCATTGCTGATCTTGATAAGGCGATCGAGATCCAACCCGATTTAGCCTATGCTTTAAACAATAGGGGATATGCGAAAATTAAACAAGGGAAGCTGCAGGACGGATTTGAAGATGTCATGAGTTCTCTGAAATTAGACGGCAACAATGGCTGGGCTTACCAAACACTCGGAATTTATTATCTTAGAAAGGGAGAGCCGGACAACGCATTTGAACAATTTCAGAAGGCAAAGGAACTGGAGCCCGGATTGGAGGATATCGACAGCCTGATAGCCGAAGCAAAAGCGGCGATAAAAGAAGGGCCTGATTGTCGGGATGCTGTTCAATAGACACGAAATTGTATTTAAAGATAAGTGATGGCCACCGGTATAATATTGGGAGCCAAGCTCTTCAGCTGAAGGGACTGTTTTTCTGGCAGTGACAATTATAGGTCTCTGTCCCTTGTAAAGGTTATCCCGACAGCCTAAGATAAGTGACTCAGCTCATGAAGTTTAGGGGGCTGCCCCCTGAAAAGATATATACCTATAATGAATATTTCACTAGGTGTAAATTGTCGCATCAGTGATACGACAATTGGTTAAACGTTCTATGTGGCTGTCCCTCAGTTGTTTGATGCTATAAAGGAACGCCGGGTTTCACGCTTGCCATAGCTACCTAGTTTACTTTTCTTCTTATTATTTTGTCAATCGCAGATTGAATCAAGTCTAATCTTAGAAAGATGTATTTTCCTGGAAGTAAAGCTCTCTTGAGTTAGATGCGGGAATTACTTATAGCTTTTTCTTTATTTTCTTATTGTTATCTGATTTAGCTTCGTAAAGAGAGATAATTTTCTTCTGGGCTTCAATTATCTCTGCCATATCTTTCAGTTTCTCATTTTTTAAAGCCACCTCATTTTCAAGCTCCAGGATCTGTTTCTGAAGAGCTTGCCCTTCTTTTCCAAACATGCTTTTGATCGGCTCTTCATCGAGATAGTAAAGGAAAAGGTTCTTATTTAACAGTTGAGAAAACCTGATCAATTTATCCAAATCTATACTCTCTCGCTTATAGATTTTGAATAGCGACGACTGGCTAACATTTACAAAATCAGCAATCGCTTTTGCTTTTAATCCCTTTTCTTTTACGAGATAGTAAATGATTCTACCTATATGAACTGCCATATTCAAAACTGGCAAATCCTTATGTTATACCTTTTATATGTATATCCCTTTTTGTTACATTATTTAGTGTAATTTTGTGGTAGTTAAATGGAAAATAACTATATTTGAGTGTAATAAACAGATATGTGTTTTAATATTGCAATTAATTTAAGTTGTTTTTGATAATCACTATGTGAAGTTGCAGGTTTTTAAGAATTTGAATAGTTTTACGGTTCTAAAATCTTGAGATTAGGACTGTTTGCGAGCCTCGTGTAGCAAAATCTGGTAAATTTTCCCGCGAAGGTAAGCAACGTAACCATGCCCTATATATAAAATAGGGTTGGTTTCTTGCTTATGATCTTTTGTGGGAAGCCGCTCCTCTAGGAGTGGTAGGTTTACCAGAGCCTGCTACCAAAAGATGAAGTAGGTAAACCAGCCCTATATTATTTAAATACCCTGGTTTTCTGTTTTACACGAGGCTCATAATGAAAAAAATATGGGCAAGACATTGGAAAAACAATCACTTGTTATTCAACAAGCAATCGTCGTCGTCGCTTTAAGAAGCAAGGATAGGATGGCTTGCCCCGTAATATTCCGTCCCCTCAATCTCAATAACAGCATCGCAGATACTTCCCCAAAGTTGGATCCAATAATAAACATTTTCAAATCCCCTGAATGACGGCAGAGCTAATCTTTATGTATTGATCTCTCATTCACTGCCTTTATTACTTCTTTATTTTCAATAATACTAATGAAAAAAAAGCTACTAACAATAGCCCTGGCCGCGCTTTGTCCTTTTTTTACAGTCAAAGCCCAGCATATAAAATCTCTCAATATCGGTGATTCGATTCCGGAATCTCTCTGGAACATGCCCCTGCAGGTTGTCAATCATCCCGAAGGAAAAGATACCATCACTTTGAATGACTACAGGGGAAAGCTAATTATCCTGGACTTCTGGGCAACATGGTGTACTAACTGTGTGGCATCAATGCCAGGCACCCACGACATCCAACTGAAGTTTACCAATGATGTTGCGGTAATTCCAATAGCTAAAGACAAGGCAAATACCGTTGTCCCGTTTTTGAAAAGGAACGAAATGTTGAAGAATTTGAATATATGCTCAGTGGTAAGTTACAACGACGCGGTCAAATCCTATTTCCCCCATCGTCTTATTCCGCACATTGTCTGGATCGGCCGTAATGGAACTTATTTAGGTGCCACAACACCAGACCAAATTACAGAAAACAACATTTCAGAAGCTCTGGAAAGCACTGGCTTACATGTGAGAAATAAACTTGATTGGGATACAGAAAGACCATTGTTTCTTTCCAGGGAGTTTTCGGGAGACTTAGAATTACATCATTACTCAATTTTCTTTAAGGGGTATTATCCCGGACTCACTACCGGCAATAAGTTCCGCCGGAAGCAAAATATAGTCTATGGCCGGGCAATCACCAATACAGTTCTCCTGCAATTTTATGAGATCGCAATAGCTCCGGTATTTAGAGAATATAGCAGGAAGCGCGTCATTCTTGAAGGAGTGGATTCATCAGAAGTGTTAATGGTCAGGGACAATCATATGCGATGGAAGTTAGACAACAGGTACAATTACGAAATCGTTGTTCCTCCAGACAAAGCTGATTCACTATACGCTTTCATGTTGTCTGATCTAAATCACTATTCGGGGTACAGGGCTGCTACCGAGATGAGAAAGTCAAAATGCCTTGTACTGACGAGGATAGGAAAGATCAATCAAATCAAAACGACCGGGGCGCCGCCTGAGAATAATCTGTTTTCGGACAATCCGGGTATAATTAACCAGCCTTTGAATCTCTTCATAGAGCGCATTGATATGGACAGTGGTATTCCTCTGCCCTTAGTCGATGAAACGGCTTATCAGGGTAATGTTGATATACAGGTTCCCAAATCGGCTCTTAAAAGTCAGGATACATTACGGGCGGCACTTAAAAATTATGGATTGTCTCTCATTGAGGCAGAACGTCCTTTAAGAATGCTGGTAATCAAAAAAGACAGATAACATCATCTCATATTTTTTTAATGAAACATCACTATTTATTTTTAGTAATCGTTCTTATCGCGCCTCTTAGTGTCAGAAGTCAAAGCTTAATCAGGGGTAGGGTGCTTTCCTTTGATGAAAAATTGCCCCTTCCCGGGGCGGTCATCAGGGTAACAGGCAATAGCAAGGTTCTTTCTACCGATGCGAACGGCATGTTTGCTCTGCAGGTGAGCAACAAACAGGTAAAAATAGAAATCTCTTTTGTTGGTTATAAAAAGCAAGTGGTCGAAACAGTCTCCGCTATCAAGGATACCCTCTATATTTTTCTTCATCCCGATGTGTCCGAGTTACAGGAGGTGGTAATATCTGACGGATATAGAAAAACCTCGGGAGAGCGCTTTACCGGTTCCTTTGTCCAGATTGATAACGAAATGTTTAACCGCCAGGTTTCTACAGATGTACTCAGCCGCCTGGAGGCAATTGCCGGGGGCGTAAGTGTTGACAGGGGAACTAACGGAACTTCCGGTCGGATCATGATCAGAGGATTAAGTACAATTCAGGGTCCTAAAGAGGTACTGGTCATCCTTGATAATTTCCCTTATGATGGCGACATTAATAATATTAACCCTAACGACGTTGAGAGTATCAGTGTCCTGAAGGACGCAGCGGCCTCTTCAATCTGGGGCGCCAGGGCGGCAAATGGCGTTATTGTAATTAACACGAAAAAGGGAACTTTCAATCAGCCTTTGGCCATTAGTGTAACCGGAAACATTACGACAGGAAAAAAGCCTTCACTTAACTATATACCGCAGA
The window above is part of the Arcticibacter tournemirensis genome. Proteins encoded here:
- a CDS encoding DUF5712 family protein; amino-acid sequence: MHINITDSEDGNNKGSSSQLVHYLEKENRNDAGKEMEHWFNQSRQDIQSYEVRIALDNNVAKLSKTDAKFFLINVSPSRKELAFLKEQFGEDQIKEKLKEYAVSVMDEYARNFKRPGIESNKDLLWFGKVEEHRYYSHKDPEVKQGLKKRGELKEGDQWHVQVIVSRKDISNRIKLSPMNKSRGSNQKHSQKIGQFDRTAFSASGERIFDEQFGFRRQLKDTLRYADIMKNGTVEQKIQVRNELLQTERKESSVNSSLKDMTPLTEPAEKSSLLESLLKTEQDYSVANFIRRKKRRKGDQGLRL
- the mobC gene encoding conjugal transfer protein MobC, coding for MNTGEDVQGLRKIIDFTRLISIFILSIHFYLSCYLMFVQFGWTAEIIDRIITNIAKTELFNSFHRPKLAALLFLIISMIGTKGKKEEKIQIRSIIIYLITGLCLYFVSALCFYLALQPITISLLYIGPTSLGYILILTGGGLLSRLIREKLSKDIFNTDNETFPQEERLLQNDYSINLPAKYRLKDKIRDSWINVINPFRGILVAGTPGAGKSYFVMRHIIDQHLKKGFSMFIYDFKYDDLTEIAYNKLLKYQANYKIKPSFYIINFDDLNRTHRCNPLDPKAMEDITDATEASRTIMLGLNRDWIKKQGDFFVESPINFLTAIIWYLKKYEDGRYCTLPHVIELMQVEYEDLFSVLLQEDEIRVLINPFISAFQNKAKEQLEGQIASAKIGLARLSSPQLYWVLAGNDFTLDVNNPDEPKIVCVGNNPQKLQIYGAVLSLYISRMIKLVNRKGQLKSSLIFDEFPTIYFGGIDSLIATARSNKVATTLAVQDLSQLKKDYGAGQAEVIAGIVGNIISGQVTGDTAKKLSDTFGKIMQDRNSMNINSSDTSITKSTQLESAIPASKIASLSSGEFVGIVADNPDQKIKLKMFHAEIQNDHKAIAREEITYKPIPVIDNVTQMDVQENYQRIKREVFEVVSKHVKREEKTKVDITDIESHESTGSSDTPTALQI
- a CDS encoding type IV toxin-antitoxin system AbiEi family antitoxin; translated protein: MQLPTVLKAGFALLPPAFKGAYKKMHVEIGSLTTGQSTLLTFQVNNVELKFSVYYASQISHLQLNYIMRDAADARKETGLPTLVVCPVIYPKIAQKLVDMNVNYLDSLGNVYINEKTIYLQHTGQKPRRGTASAKSRLFGESGLKLLFALLQDEEAINFPYREIAKIVGISPATITILFKEMLKSGYLFEDYDDSKRLLRKRELLQRWVTGYTEILRPKLFIGTYQSIKQDLVKNFDKLPLSDWLGSWGGEAAGALYTKYLMPQVLTMYVPVEEKGWMKKMGLIPIEENHDLEVYSYFWDHEHPLFRIENDLVPPLIVYAELMATGDSRNQETAQKIYDEYLQFIER
- a CDS encoding JAB domain-containing protein — encoded protein: MEKRRNQLALYQVAEIKVSYYPKFKASERPVITSAKNAFEILMANWDQGKIQYVEQFKVILLSRGNRVLGILEASTGGVSGTIADPKVIFGAALKANSSALIISHNHPSSSLKPSQADINLTRKLTSAGAMLDMPVLDHIIVTADGFFSFADEGLL
- a CDS encoding tetratricopeptide repeat protein, producing MSFSDNKLTIFTIAMPPIVFPLILLLFFGLLFLAMILSTVVHELGHAIPLLLFTRRKVCIYLGSYGNTKEGFWVRLGRLNIWMCYNLLRWRKGMCISEEGELPGNVALLYTVSGPAASVIVGAFASFMVFSYDAHGAVKLFGVIFDAFAIFQLFVNLKPNAQITLDDGNVIGSDGTQFSNLFAVMTLPRRLALAIKAFNEKKFEEIAPLLDEVMKTRHRSVRVYKLVFYLYAQAGAFDKAEEVYEILRAKSKPEPVEDAVYAYILLKKGRYDESLKCYNKLIDNDPDNTGYLNNRGFLLSLIGEYQQSIADLDKAIEIQPDLAYALNNRGYAKIKQGKLQDGFEDVMSSLKLDGNNGWAYQTLGIYYLRKGEPDNAFEQFQKAKELEPGLEDIDSLIAEAKAAIKEGPDCRDAVQ
- a CDS encoding TlpA family protein disulfide reductase, whose protein sequence is MKKKLLTIALAALCPFFTVKAQHIKSLNIGDSIPESLWNMPLQVVNHPEGKDTITLNDYRGKLIILDFWATWCTNCVASMPGTHDIQLKFTNDVAVIPIAKDKANTVVPFLKRNEMLKNLNICSVVSYNDAVKSYFPHRLIPHIVWIGRNGTYLGATTPDQITENNISEALESTGLHVRNKLDWDTERPLFLSREFSGDLELHHYSIFFKGYYPGLTTGNKFRRKQNIVYGRAITNTVLLQFYEIAIAPVFREYSRKRVILEGVDSSEVLMVRDNHMRWKLDNRYNYEIVVPPDKADSLYAFMLSDLNHYSGYRAATEMRKSKCLVLTRIGKINQIKTTGAPPENNLFSDNPGIINQPLNLFIERIDMDSGIPLPLVDETAYQGNVDIQVPKSALKSQDTLRAALKNYGLSLIEAERPLRMLVIKKDR